A single region of the Halanaerobiaceae bacterium ANBcell28 genome encodes:
- the flhF gene encoding flagellar biosynthesis protein FlhF: MKVKKYIGSTMQDTIFKVKADLGPEAIILNTRKFKSGLLGIFGKTKVEVLAALEEDKKEDKKEEEKTLTEINNLKNMINELNNQWKSDSIIRELPEQLALIYKHLTLQGVNSDFQRDLISQVNKKHYSENEFLKIVKERLIDFLGDSHPIDSVNLPRVVAFIGPTGVGKTTTIAKLAARYALDEEKKVALITADTYRIAAVQQLKTYSDIINVPMQVVYNLDELKEALYKKFLSYDMIFIDTAGSSWDDKLQIGRLKKLINKDLIDEIHLIISMSTKSNDIDSIIKRFSILDPDKIVLSKLDETMTYGDIINIKSRYKLPYSYLTFGQDVPDDLQVADAKVLVKYIMGDLYE; this comes from the coding sequence GTGAAGGTAAAAAAATATATAGGATCCACAATGCAAGATACTATTTTTAAAGTAAAAGCTGATTTAGGGCCGGAGGCAATTATTTTAAATACTAGAAAATTTAAATCTGGGCTATTAGGTATATTCGGTAAAACTAAGGTAGAAGTATTGGCTGCTTTAGAAGAAGACAAGAAAGAGGATAAAAAAGAAGAAGAAAAAACATTAACTGAGATAAATAACTTAAAAAATATGATAAATGAATTAAATAATCAATGGAAATCAGACAGTATAATTCGTGAATTACCTGAGCAATTAGCTCTAATTTATAAACATTTGACTTTGCAAGGAGTAAATAGTGACTTTCAAAGGGACTTAATAAGTCAAGTTAATAAAAAACATTATTCTGAAAATGAATTCTTGAAAATTGTAAAAGAAAGATTAATTGATTTCCTTGGTGATTCTCATCCAATTGATAGTGTTAATTTGCCAAGAGTAGTTGCTTTTATCGGGCCTACTGGTGTAGGTAAAACAACCACCATCGCGAAGTTAGCCGCCCGCTATGCTTTAGATGAAGAAAAAAAAGTAGCTTTAATTACGGCAGATACGTATAGAATTGCTGCTGTTCAACAGTTAAAAACATATAGTGACATCATTAATGTACCGATGCAGGTAGTCTATAATTTAGATGAATTGAAAGAGGCTTTATACAAGAAGTTTCTTAGTTATGACATGATATTTATAGACACTGCTGGCAGTAGTTGGGATGATAAGTTACAAATAGGACGTCTAAAGAAACTAATAAATAAAGACCTTATAGATGAAATACATCTAATAATTAGTATGAGTACAAAAAGTAATGATATAGATAGTATTATAAAAAGATTTTCTATATTAGATCCTGATAAGATTGTATTATCCAAGTTGGATGAGACAATGACTTATGGAGATATAATAAACATTAAGTCAAGGTATAAATTGCCATATTCATACCTTACCTTTGGTCAAGATGTTCCAGATGATTTACAAGTGGCTGATGCTAAAGTACTAGTAAAATATATAATGGGTGATTTATATGAATGA
- the flhA gene encoding flagellar biosynthesis protein FlhA, which yields MAVPKENRLIKQVNNNSDILFALAIVGIVIMFIIPLPPILMDLLLATNITLAMVIILVSIYIVEPLQLSVFPSLLLFATLFRLGLNVSTTRLILGDGYAGQIILSFGNFVVGGNFVVGFIIFLILVVIQFIVITKGSERVAEVAARFTLDAMPGKQMSIDADLNAGIIDESTARDMREKIRQEADFYGAMDGASKFVKGDAIAGIIITIINVIGGLIIGSMQQGMEIAEAAQTYALLTIGDGLVSQIPALLIATATGLVVTRAASENNLGRDVSAQLSAQPKALFIAAAVLSILGFMPGLPTIPFLFLAFLIAGFAYVLISQIGNIDKEDLEDITEETAAAGTRRPEPEEINTLLKVDPMEVEVGYNLISLVLPDQGGDFLDRVAMIRRQTALELGMIIPPVRILDNLQLEPNIYRIKLKGVEISKYEIMPDHFLAMDSGLTTKELKGIETKEPAFGTPAIWISEDQKDDAEMNNYTVVDPPSVMATHLTELIREHAYELLGRQEVKNLIDNIKEDYPAVVNELMPDLMTLGDIQKVLQNLLWEGIPIKDLLTILETLADYATRTKDVQLLTEYVRQSLSRQISNMFKENDGYLYVITLDPQLEDNLSQNLESSEQGNYLSLDPSQAQRLIENIASSVQQLLQQGHQAILLTAPILRRPIKEMTYRSIKELITISYNELDDQIDIQVIGTVK from the coding sequence ATGGCTGTACCGAAAGAAAACAGATTAATAAAACAAGTTAACAATAATAGTGATATATTATTTGCACTTGCTATAGTTGGAATTGTTATTATGTTTATTATTCCTTTACCACCAATACTAATGGATTTATTATTAGCAACAAATATTACACTAGCAATGGTTATCATACTGGTTAGTATATATATAGTAGAACCGCTACAATTATCGGTTTTTCCTTCATTATTATTATTTGCAACTCTTTTTCGTTTAGGTTTGAATGTTTCTACGACTAGACTTATATTAGGCGATGGTTACGCAGGTCAGATTATCTTGAGTTTTGGTAATTTTGTAGTTGGAGGTAATTTTGTAGTTGGCTTTATAATCTTTCTTATTTTAGTTGTTATACAGTTTATTGTTATTACTAAAGGTTCTGAGAGAGTTGCTGAAGTGGCAGCTCGTTTTACCCTTGATGCTATGCCAGGAAAACAAATGAGCATTGACGCAGACTTAAATGCTGGTATTATTGATGAAAGTACTGCAAGAGATATGCGTGAAAAAATAAGACAGGAAGCAGATTTTTATGGGGCTATGGATGGTGCTAGTAAATTTGTTAAAGGTGATGCTATTGCTGGTATTATTATTACGATTATAAATGTAATTGGTGGTTTAATTATCGGTTCAATGCAGCAAGGAATGGAAATAGCTGAAGCAGCTCAAACCTATGCTCTTTTAACTATAGGAGATGGTCTTGTAAGTCAGATACCAGCCTTATTAATTGCGACAGCTACTGGATTGGTAGTTACCAGAGCTGCTTCGGAGAATAATTTAGGCAGAGATGTTAGTGCTCAATTATCTGCACAGCCTAAGGCTTTATTCATAGCTGCTGCTGTATTAAGTATCCTTGGCTTTATGCCAGGACTACCAACTATACCATTTTTATTTCTTGCTTTTTTAATAGCAGGCTTTGCATATGTTTTAATAAGCCAGATAGGTAATATAGATAAAGAGGACTTAGAAGATATTACAGAAGAAACTGCAGCTGCTGGAACAAGAAGGCCAGAACCCGAAGAAATAAACACATTGCTGAAGGTTGATCCAATGGAAGTAGAGGTTGGCTATAACTTGATATCTTTAGTCTTACCAGATCAAGGTGGAGATTTTTTAGATAGGGTTGCTATGATTAGAAGGCAGACTGCCCTTGAGTTAGGCATGATAATTCCCCCAGTAAGAATATTAGATAACTTACAGCTAGAACCTAATATATATCGAATCAAATTAAAAGGTGTTGAAATAAGCAAGTATGAAATTATGCCGGATCATTTTCTAGCAATGGATTCAGGTCTTACAACTAAGGAATTAAAGGGGATAGAAACAAAAGAACCTGCTTTTGGCACCCCTGCTATCTGGATAAGTGAAGATCAAAAAGATGATGCAGAAATGAATAATTATACTGTGGTTGATCCACCATCAGTTATGGCAACACATTTAACTGAGCTAATCAGAGAACATGCTTACGAATTATTAGGTCGCCAGGAGGTAAAAAATCTTATTGACAATATAAAAGAAGATTATCCTGCAGTTGTAAATGAACTAATGCCTGATCTGATGACATTAGGTGATATACAAAAAGTTCTACAAAACTTGTTATGGGAAGGAATCCCTATTAAGGACTTGTTAACTATTCTGGAAACTCTAGCTGATTATGCTACTCGTACAAAGGATGTTCAGTTATTGACTGAATATGTACGTCAATCCCTGTCGAGACAGATAAGCAATATGTTTAAAGAGAATGATGGCTATTTATACGTTATTACACTAGATCCACAATTAGAGGATAATTTAAGTCAAAATCTAGAATCATCAGAGCAAGGTAATTATCTGTCGCTAGATCCTTCTCAAGCACAAAGGCTAATTGAAAATATAGCTAGCTCAGTTCAGCAACTCTTGCAGCAGGGACATCAAGCAATTTTATTAACAGCACCAATTTTAAGAAGACCAATAAAAGAGATGACATATCGTTCTATAAAAGAATTAATTACAATTTCATATAATGAATTAGATGATCAGATAGATATTCAGGTCATAGGGACGGTGAAATAA
- a CDS encoding MinD/ParA family protein, protein MNDQATQLRKKVAAKAHKTRIIAIASGKGGVGKSNITVNLGLALQERGKKVLLLDADLGMANLDILLGITPTYNLSHVLKGRCSFQEALIVGPGNIDILAGTSGVDDLVNISSTEIKRLIEASSQMESKYDIIIIDIGAGIHLSVTNFIMACDDALIVLTPEPTAIMDAYSLVKFLARRKYQNQISLLINQTSSYKEGENVAKRMKKAIKEYLRLDIEIMGYIPYEETVKQSVKQQAPFFITYPKTKAVQALKDVAAKILNKVEENSSNGMKAFVYKIVGIFNRK, encoded by the coding sequence ATGAATGATCAAGCTACTCAATTAAGAAAAAAAGTGGCTGCAAAAGCACATAAAACTAGAATAATAGCTATCGCCAGTGGTAAAGGCGGAGTAGGTAAGAGTAATATTACTGTAAATTTAGGATTGGCCTTACAGGAAAGGGGAAAAAAAGTATTGCTTTTAGATGCAGACTTAGGTATGGCTAATCTCGATATATTATTAGGTATAACCCCTACTTATAATTTAAGCCATGTTTTAAAAGGAAGGTGTAGCTTCCAGGAAGCTTTAATTGTTGGACCAGGAAATATAGATATATTAGCTGGAACTTCTGGTGTGGATGATTTGGTAAATATTAGTTCGACAGAAATTAAGAGATTAATAGAAGCTTCTTCGCAAATGGAAAGTAAATATGATATAATAATAATAGATATAGGGGCAGGAATACATTTAAGTGTGACAAATTTTATAATGGCTTGTGATGATGCTTTAATTGTTTTAACACCTGAACCGACAGCTATTATGGATGCCTATAGTTTGGTCAAGTTTTTGGCAAGGCGAAAATATCAAAATCAGATATCATTACTTATTAATCAGACAAGTTCTTATAAAGAAGGAGAAAATGTCGCAAAAAGGATGAAAAAGGCGATTAAGGAGTATTTGCGATTAGATATAGAAATAATGGGATACATACCATATGAAGAAACTGTAAAACAATCGGTTAAACAACAGGCACCTTTTTTTATTACTTATCCAAAGACTAAGGCTGTTCAAGCTTTAAAAGATGTGGCAGCAAAGATCTTAAATAAAGTTGAAGAAAACAGTTCAAATGGAATGAAAGCCTTTGTTTATAAGATTGTTGGGATTTTTAATCGTAAATAA
- a CDS encoding FapA family protein, which translates to MKKVVDIEARDKKEALELAKIELSKVLEQDEIDLSNVSIDLIKKKKRLLLFNSKKNIYKVSYEDTISKEDEKFLDLAMDSIDIDGELAIKLVDDGIFIKITEAQGKGKKITYSNVKALIDEKEIVEVDWHSVKEIIENAEDKWELIAPRKKELDRDAEINIQVSDDKLKAYLSYIPSLGGKEINLRDLNEFLSENGISVGIKEEKLNKIIENKEKAEGVLIAEGIEPVPGKDAQLIYHFEEKKESIGTEREDGSIDYFDLALITNVQPGDVLLTKKDSEAGKAGKAVTGEEIKPAIPKDVKILKGKNTELKDEYTLIAKEAGQVVLNERGNVEVLPVYEVRGDVDLSTGNIDFVGNVKVNGNVTEGFKIRADGNVEVRGNVSIADIEAGGNVVVSHGFVGKNKSSIKAKGDVKIKFVENATVKSEKSIYVSDAVMHSKLTAADSIEVIKKKGLLVGGVVKAGKKIIANTIGSALATTTHLEAGVDPEIRNKINNLKEEIKKDSNNLTKSTKALKILEKLKESNNGLPEEKVIMYYQLQKTVKQLQSMKDEKENNISALKEKLKISENGFVQAKKKLYPGVKIIIGNSQLNIYNETAASKFLEQEGEITQLNLRG; encoded by the coding sequence ATGAAAAAGGTAGTAGATATAGAAGCCAGGGATAAAAAAGAAGCTTTAGAACTTGCTAAAATAGAACTGTCAAAAGTCTTGGAACAAGATGAAATCGATCTAAGTAATGTCAGTATTGATTTAATAAAAAAGAAGAAACGCTTACTTTTATTTAATAGTAAAAAAAATATTTACAAAGTATCATACGAGGATACTATTTCAAAAGAAGATGAGAAGTTCTTGGATTTAGCCATGGATTCAATAGATATAGATGGTGAACTAGCGATTAAATTAGTGGACGATGGTATTTTTATTAAAATAACAGAAGCACAAGGTAAAGGGAAAAAGATTACTTATTCTAATGTAAAAGCTCTCATTGATGAAAAAGAAATTGTTGAAGTAGATTGGCATAGCGTAAAAGAAATAATCGAAAACGCTGAAGATAAATGGGAGTTGATTGCTCCACGAAAAAAAGAACTAGATAGAGATGCAGAAATTAATATACAAGTAAGTGATGATAAATTAAAGGCTTACCTAAGTTATATTCCTAGCCTCGGAGGAAAGGAAATCAACTTAAGAGACTTAAATGAATTTTTAAGTGAAAATGGTATAAGTGTTGGTATTAAAGAAGAAAAATTAAATAAGATAATTGAAAATAAAGAAAAGGCAGAAGGGGTGTTAATCGCAGAAGGTATTGAGCCTGTGCCAGGAAAAGATGCACAGTTGATATATCATTTTGAAGAAAAGAAAGAGTCCATAGGCACTGAACGAGAAGATGGTAGTATAGATTATTTTGATCTTGCTTTAATAACAAATGTTCAACCTGGTGATGTTTTACTAACTAAGAAAGATTCTGAAGCAGGCAAAGCAGGAAAGGCAGTTACTGGTGAAGAAATAAAACCTGCTATTCCTAAAGACGTGAAAATACTTAAAGGAAAGAATACAGAGCTTAAGGATGAATATACCTTAATTGCCAAAGAAGCAGGTCAGGTTGTTTTAAATGAAAGGGGTAATGTTGAGGTATTACCTGTTTATGAAGTTAGAGGAGATGTAGATTTAAGTACTGGTAATATAGATTTTGTTGGGAATGTCAAGGTTAATGGTAATGTTACTGAAGGTTTTAAAATAAGGGCTGATGGTAACGTTGAAGTTAGAGGTAATGTTTCAATTGCCGATATTGAAGCAGGCGGTAATGTAGTGGTATCTCATGGATTTGTTGGTAAAAACAAATCTAGTATTAAGGCTAAAGGTGATGTTAAAATAAAATTTGTTGAAAATGCAACTGTTAAATCAGAAAAAAGTATATATGTCAGTGATGCAGTAATGCATAGTAAATTGACAGCTGCTGACAGTATAGAAGTGATAAAGAAAAAAGGTTTATTGGTTGGTGGAGTAGTAAAGGCAGGAAAGAAAATAATTGCTAATACTATAGGTTCTGCATTAGCAACTACAACTCACTTAGAAGCAGGAGTAGATCCAGAAATTAGAAATAAGATTAATAATCTGAAAGAAGAGATAAAAAAAGATTCAAATAATTTAACTAAATCTACTAAGGCTTTAAAAATTCTAGAAAAGTTGAAAGAAAGTAATAATGGATTGCCAGAAGAAAAAGTGATTATGTATTATCAACTTCAAAAAACGGTAAAGCAACTTCAGTCTATGAAAGATGAAAAAGAAAATAATATATCTGCTCTAAAAGAAAAGTTAAAAATATCAGAAAATGGATTTGTCCAGGCGAAAAAGAAGTTGTATCCAGGAGTAAAAATAATAATTGGCAATTCTCAATTAAACATTTATAATGAAACTGCTGCATCTAAGTTTTTAGAGCAGGAGGGAGAAATTACTCAACTTAATTTAAGAGGGTGA
- a CDS encoding FliA/WhiG family RNA polymerase sigma factor, protein MTFKKSDEYSLWLKYKKNKDQDIFQELVLKYVSLVKYHASRIKMMVPNFIEEDDLISYGILGLMDAVNKFDPEKGVLFKTYASRRIRGEIIDHLRKLDWLPHSVRRQGKKLKELSDKLRKENGKSPDIEELAEASDISKDRILELHRKIYSSQWVSLYEEFGDMSIGDLIAEDIEKSPDAIYQHKEKEELLRKALEKLNEQEQLIIALIYFEELSQKEVAEIMELSAARISQLHKKVVNRLRGILSRNKDYLF, encoded by the coding sequence ATGACATTTAAAAAATCTGACGAGTATTCTCTTTGGCTTAAATATAAAAAAAATAAAGATCAAGATATATTTCAGGAATTAGTTCTTAAATATGTATCATTAGTAAAATACCATGCAAGTAGAATTAAAATGATGGTTCCCAATTTTATTGAAGAAGACGACTTGATAAGTTATGGTATTTTAGGTTTAATGGATGCTGTTAATAAGTTTGATCCAGAAAAAGGAGTTCTATTCAAAACATATGCTTCAAGAAGAATTCGGGGTGAAATCATTGACCATTTAAGAAAACTGGACTGGCTTCCCCATTCTGTTCGTCGTCAAGGAAAAAAACTAAAGGAATTATCAGATAAATTGAGGAAAGAAAACGGGAAATCTCCAGACATTGAAGAATTAGCTGAAGCTAGCGATATCTCAAAAGATAGAATTTTAGAATTACATCGAAAAATTTACTCTTCTCAATGGGTTTCTTTGTATGAAGAATTTGGTGATATGTCTATAGGTGACCTAATAGCAGAAGATATAGAAAAAAGTCCTGACGCAATATATCAACATAAGGAAAAAGAAGAGCTTTTAAGAAAGGCCCTTGAGAAGCTTAATGAACAAGAACAATTAATTATAGCTTTAATTTATTTTGAAGAATTAAGTCAAAAAGAAGTAGCCGAAATAATGGAATTATCAGCAGCAAGAATATCACAGCTTCATAAAAAAGTAGTAAATAGATTAAGAGGTATATTATCTAGAAATAAGGATTACTTATTTTAA
- the flgF gene encoding flagellar basal-body rod protein FlgF: MFKGIFTSASGMKVNQERLNITANNLANVDTNGFKRDESVQRSFREELVYKIEGNKATPLGRAGAGVMLESTYTQHQQAPLRKTGNQLDIAIEGSGFFVIDTPDGLRYTRDGSFTINNEGIIVTHQGYPVLGEGGPLETISDRDITIDNNGQIHLEEMLGDSFQIVDFAEANLLEKVGDNLYQANEEIEEIEANYQLRQGYLENSNVNIVQEMVNMIQVTRHYEANQKVITTMDNILDQAVNSIARLG, encoded by the coding sequence ATGTTTAAGGGTATATTTACTTCTGCTTCTGGAATGAAGGTAAATCAGGAACGTTTGAATATTACAGCCAATAATTTAGCAAATGTAGATACAAACGGTTTTAAAAGGGACGAAAGTGTACAACGTTCGTTCAGAGAAGAATTAGTCTATAAAATTGAAGGTAATAAGGCAACTCCTTTAGGACGTGCTGGTGCTGGAGTGATGTTGGAATCTACTTATACACAACATCAACAAGCCCCTTTGCGTAAAACAGGAAATCAATTAGACATAGCAATTGAGGGATCTGGTTTCTTTGTAATAGATACACCAGATGGACTAAGATACACTAGAGATGGTAGCTTTACAATTAATAACGAAGGCATAATAGTTACTCATCAGGGATATCCTGTTTTAGGGGAAGGGGGTCCATTAGAGACAATTAGTGATAGAGATATAACAATTGATAATAATGGTCAAATTCATCTTGAAGAGATGCTAGGGGATAGTTTTCAGATAGTGGATTTTGCTGAAGCTAATCTGCTGGAAAAAGTAGGAGACAATTTATATCAGGCAAATGAAGAGATTGAAGAAATTGAGGCTAATTATCAATTAAGACAGGGATATTTAGAAAATTCTAATGTAAATATTGTACAGGAAATGGTTAACATGATACAGGTTACTAGACATTATGAAGCAAATCAGAAAGTAATCACAACTATGGATAATATCTTAGATCAAGCTGTAAATTCAATAGCTAGATTAGGATGA
- the flhB gene encoding flagellar biosynthesis protein FlhB, whose translation MPDGPSGEKTEKPTPRRLEKAKEEGQLAKSQELNSAFTLLASFFTLYFLFANIIQSLSEKMTSFLSLSTLPAINLDNSYTILIDLILFIARVSAPVMIASAILGAFINLVQVGPRFSTKLIQMKFSKINPIEGAKRLFSLKSLIELIKSLLKATIILFLTYNQIMSAWPELILLSGQGFEPALIFVANLIFRIAVNIIIFLIILGIVDYVYQRWEFMRNLMMTKQEVKEEYKEMEGDPHVKSQRRQIQREMSMNRMMASVEDADVVITNPTHIAVALKFDLESMEAPVVLAKGEGFIAQKIKEVAKEAEIEIVENKPLARALNATTEIGEEIPADLYQAVAEVLAYLYNDRV comes from the coding sequence GTGCCAGATGGTCCTAGTGGAGAAAAAACGGAAAAGCCCACCCCCAGGCGGCTGGAGAAAGCAAAAGAAGAAGGACAGCTTGCAAAAAGTCAGGAATTAAATTCAGCATTTACTTTATTAGCAAGTTTTTTTACCCTTTATTTCTTATTTGCTAATATAATTCAATCTCTTTCAGAAAAAATGACTAGTTTTTTGTCCTTATCTACTTTGCCAGCTATTAATCTAGATAATTCATATACGATATTAATTGATTTGATACTTTTTATAGCTAGAGTTTCAGCTCCAGTAATGATAGCTTCTGCTATCTTAGGTGCTTTTATAAATCTTGTACAGGTGGGTCCTAGGTTTTCCACTAAACTAATTCAAATGAAGTTTAGTAAAATAAACCCTATTGAAGGGGCCAAGCGTCTCTTTTCTTTAAAATCTTTGATTGAATTAATAAAGTCATTATTAAAAGCTACAATTATTCTTTTTTTAACTTATAATCAAATAATGAGTGCATGGCCTGAGCTCATATTATTATCAGGACAGGGATTTGAGCCAGCACTTATATTTGTAGCTAATCTTATTTTTAGGATTGCAGTAAATATTATAATATTTTTAATTATTTTGGGTATTGTAGATTATGTTTATCAGAGATGGGAGTTTATGCGTAATCTTATGATGACAAAGCAAGAGGTAAAAGAAGAATATAAAGAAATGGAAGGAGACCCTCATGTTAAATCTCAAAGAAGACAAATACAGCGAGAAATGAGTATGAATAGGATGATGGCTTCTGTAGAAGATGCTGATGTGGTTATCACTAATCCAACTCATATAGCTGTAGCTCTTAAATTTGATTTAGAATCTATGGAAGCACCTGTTGTCTTGGCTAAAGGAGAAGGTTTTATTGCTCAAAAGATTAAGGAAGTTGCTAAAGAAGCCGAAATCGAGATAGTAGAAAATAAGCCTTTGGCGAGAGCTTTGAATGCTACCACAGAAATTGGTGAAGAAATACCTGCAGATTTATATCAGGCAGTAGCTGAGGTCCTTGCTTACTTATATAACGATAGAGTTTAA
- a CDS encoding flagellar brake domain-containing protein: protein MIEGLEINQKIDIIVEAGPYKGKYLSKVSEIESDIFKVSPPYSRGEIVPLRKGQILRVYFTDETAAYIFAAKVLAREKQAVSLIKLERISDLKRIQRREYFRLDVKKTVKYRLIKNPFNKEDLENEQGEFQKGETLDISGGGLKLYVDDEFPNEGFIEFYIDIPGIEAVPIFGKIVNQYNVEDMRAVGIKYVDIAHSIQEKIISWLFDYQRQLRKRGLL, encoded by the coding sequence ATGATAGAAGGATTAGAAATAAACCAAAAGATAGATATAATTGTAGAAGCAGGACCCTATAAAGGGAAATACCTTTCTAAAGTTTCTGAAATAGAATCAGATATTTTTAAAGTATCACCACCCTATTCTCGAGGTGAAATAGTACCTTTACGAAAAGGACAAATTCTACGTGTATATTTTACTGATGAAACTGCAGCTTACATTTTTGCTGCTAAGGTTTTGGCTAGGGAAAAGCAAGCTGTATCTCTTATTAAATTAGAAAGAATTAGTGATTTGAAACGAATACAAAGAAGAGAATATTTTAGGTTGGATGTTAAAAAGACAGTAAAATATCGCTTAATTAAAAATCCCTTTAATAAAGAAGACTTAGAAAATGAACAAGGAGAATTTCAAAAAGGTGAAACCTTAGATATTAGTGGTGGAGGATTAAAATTATATGTAGATGATGAGTTCCCTAATGAAGGTTTTATTGAATTTTATATAGATATACCAGGGATAGAAGCGGTCCCTATTTTCGGTAAAATAGTTAATCAATATAACGTAGAGGATATGAGGGCAGTTGGAATAAAATATGTTGATATAGCACATTCTATACAGGAAAAAATTATAAGTTGGTTATTTGACTATCAACGACAATTGAGAAAAAGGGGGTTACTCTAG